A window of Pseudodesulfovibrio hydrargyri contains these coding sequences:
- a CDS encoding helix-turn-helix transcriptional regulator has translation MSKKVGGAKPQRYVQPSLLMALKAGPSYGYQLIQTIADYGFLSGDAPPGMIYRHLRQMDEEGLVVSSWDSEGDGPAKRVYSVTNEGLEVLEAWILHMERQRDRLDAFIRRYRES, from the coding sequence ATGTCGAAAAAAGTGGGCGGCGCCAAGCCGCAACGGTACGTGCAACCCTCCCTGCTCATGGCCCTCAAGGCCGGGCCTTCCTACGGATACCAACTCATCCAGACCATCGCGGACTACGGTTTTTTGAGCGGCGACGCGCCTCCGGGCATGATCTACCGCCACCTGCGCCAGATGGACGAGGAGGGGCTGGTCGTGTCCTCCTGGGACAGCGAGGGCGACGGCCCGGCAAAGCGGGTCTATTCGGTCACCAACGAGGGGCTCGAGGTCCTGGAGGCGTGGATTCTGCACATGGAAAGGCAGCGCGACCGGCTGGACGCCTTCATCCGGCGGTACCGGGAGTCGTAG
- a CDS encoding amino acid kinase family protein, with the protein MAKLIKEKDAKGRLHIDTPLMGESLVDRALLASTEAGEYFRMQPDVNVLKIGGQSIMDRGAKALFPILDELVKAKEKHKILLMCGGGTRARHVYSIGVDLGMPTGVLSKLGDKVSAQNAEMLSVLLAKHGGALIGHGDHLEQLHMYCQLGYLPITTGIPPYGFFEHPAEQGSIPPHRTDSGAFLLAENIGARSLIYLKDEKGMFESDPKKAKSRDALKFYDRIHVDELLALDLEDLIVERPVLTFLKNAKTMKSFQIIDVLRHPEHLHAALDGEHVGTIVYKD; encoded by the coding sequence ATGGCCAAGCTCATCAAGGAGAAGGACGCCAAGGGGCGGCTGCACATCGACACCCCGCTCATGGGCGAGTCCCTGGTCGACCGCGCCCTGCTCGCGAGCACCGAGGCGGGCGAGTACTTCCGCATGCAGCCGGACGTCAACGTGCTCAAGATCGGCGGCCAGTCCATCATGGACCGCGGGGCCAAGGCGCTGTTCCCCATCCTCGATGAACTGGTCAAGGCCAAGGAAAAGCACAAGATCCTGCTCATGTGCGGCGGCGGCACCCGGGCTCGCCACGTCTACTCCATCGGCGTGGACCTGGGCATGCCCACCGGCGTCCTGTCCAAGCTCGGCGACAAGGTCTCGGCCCAGAACGCCGAGATGCTCTCGGTCCTGCTGGCCAAACACGGCGGGGCCCTGATCGGCCACGGCGACCACCTGGAGCAGCTGCACATGTACTGCCAGCTCGGCTACCTGCCCATCACCACCGGCATCCCGCCCTACGGGTTCTTCGAGCACCCGGCCGAGCAGGGCTCCATCCCGCCCCACCGGACCGATTCCGGGGCCTTTCTACTGGCCGAGAACATCGGCGCGCGCTCGCTCATCTACCTCAAGGACGAGAAGGGCATGTTCGAGAGCGATCCCAAAAAGGCCAAGAGCCGCGACGCGCTCAAATTTTACGACAGGATCCACGTGGACGAGCTCCTTGCGCTCGATCTCGAGGACCTCATTGTCGAACGTCCGGTCCTGACCTTCCTCAAGAACGCCAAGACCATGAAGTCCTTCCAGATCATCGACGTCCTCCGGCATCCCGAGCACCTTCACGCCGCCCTGGACGGCGAGCACGTGGGCACCATCGTGTACAAGGATTGA
- a CDS encoding putative sulfate/molybdate transporter produces the protein MRLSFNRMEWAGSMGDLGTLLPLAFGMIMINGMSATGLFLTVGLMYLLAGFYYRVPIAVQPMKVISAYAIGLALSPQMITASGILLAVILLFLGTTGLVDRVARLVPKAVIRGVQLSTGILLLSKGVFLIVGKNPLQLMDGVPEPFLVVQSIGPVSMSIISGVVFGLIALLLLRSARYPAGLVVVVSGAVFGTLFGAWRELADVHVGVHLPEILPFGIPTLPDFSFALLALVAPQIPMTMGNAVIASRDLSFEYFGDESRRVTDRALCVSMGLANVFAALVGGMPVCHGAGGLAAHYTFGARTAGSNVIIGVLFVALAVLLGSQAINVLHLLPMGVLGMLLFFAGAQLALTIQDIRTRSGLFVMMVMLGITMASNLAWAFGVGICMNWIIERGRISI, from the coding sequence ATGCGACTCAGCTTCAACCGGATGGAATGGGCGGGCTCCATGGGCGACTTGGGGACCCTGCTGCCGCTGGCCTTCGGCATGATCATGATCAACGGGATGTCCGCCACCGGGCTGTTCCTGACCGTGGGGCTCATGTACCTCCTGGCCGGGTTCTACTACCGGGTGCCCATCGCGGTGCAGCCCATGAAGGTCATCTCGGCCTACGCCATCGGCCTGGCCCTCTCGCCCCAAATGATCACCGCCTCGGGCATCCTCCTGGCCGTGATCCTCCTGTTTCTCGGGACCACCGGCCTGGTCGACCGGGTGGCGCGGCTGGTGCCCAAGGCGGTCATCCGGGGCGTGCAGCTGTCCACCGGCATCCTGCTCCTGTCCAAGGGCGTCTTCCTCATTGTGGGCAAGAACCCGCTCCAGCTCATGGACGGGGTCCCGGAACCGTTTCTGGTGGTCCAGTCCATCGGGCCGGTGTCCATGTCCATCATCTCCGGCGTGGTCTTCGGGCTCATCGCCCTGCTGCTGTTGCGCAGCGCCCGCTACCCGGCCGGGCTGGTGGTGGTCGTCAGCGGGGCGGTCTTCGGCACCCTGTTCGGGGCCTGGCGCGAACTGGCCGACGTCCACGTCGGGGTGCACCTGCCCGAAATCCTGCCCTTCGGCATCCCGACCCTGCCGGACTTCAGCTTCGCCCTGCTCGCCCTGGTGGCCCCGCAGATTCCCATGACCATGGGCAACGCGGTCATCGCCAGCCGGGACCTGAGCTTCGAATATTTCGGCGACGAGAGCAGGCGGGTCACGGACCGCGCCCTGTGCGTCTCCATGGGACTGGCCAACGTGTTCGCGGCCCTGGTGGGCGGCATGCCGGTCTGCCACGGCGCGGGCGGCCTGGCCGCGCACTACACCTTCGGGGCGCGCACCGCGGGCTCCAACGTGATCATCGGCGTGCTCTTCGTGGCCCTGGCCGTGCTTCTGGGCTCCCAGGCCATCAACGTCCTGCACCTTCTGCCCATGGGCGTGCTCGGCATGCTCCTCTTCTTTGCCGGGGCCCAGCTGGCCCTGACCATCCAGGACATCCGGACCCGGTCCGGCCTGTTCGTCATGATGGTCATGCTCGGCATCACCATGGCCTCCAACCTGGCCTGGGCCTTCGGCGTGGGCATCTGCATGAACTGGATCATCGAACGGGGGCGGATTTCCATCTGA
- the argB gene encoding acetylglutamate kinase, which yields MKRYQLQAKSIIETLPFITEFYGKTIVIKYGGNAMIDEDLKRAFALNIILLKYIGINPVVVHGGGPQIGKMLKALNIESHFREGYRVTDQATMDVVEMVLVGKVNKEIVNLINLHGGQAVGLSGKDGRLITAEPKELAVEKKDAPPEIIDLGKVGEVTAVNTKLIHSLLNDGFIPVIAPVGVDNEGATYNINADSVAGAVATALGAKRLYLLTDVPGLLDAEGELITSLTAKEAFEAIRSGVVTGGMIPKITCCLEAVAGVEKSAIIDGRVENCILLELFTKSGIGTEIIY from the coding sequence ATGAAGCGGTACCAGCTTCAGGCCAAGTCCATCATCGAGACCCTGCCGTTCATCACCGAATTCTACGGCAAGACCATCGTCATCAAGTACGGCGGCAACGCCATGATCGACGAGGACCTGAAGCGCGCCTTCGCCCTGAACATCATCCTGCTCAAGTACATCGGCATCAACCCGGTGGTCGTGCACGGCGGCGGGCCGCAGATCGGCAAGATGCTCAAGGCCCTGAACATCGAGTCCCACTTCCGCGAGGGATACCGGGTCACGGACCAGGCCACCATGGACGTGGTCGAGATGGTCCTGGTGGGCAAGGTCAACAAGGAGATCGTCAACCTGATCAACCTGCACGGCGGCCAGGCCGTGGGGCTGTCCGGCAAGGACGGGCGGCTGATCACGGCCGAGCCCAAGGAACTGGCCGTGGAGAAGAAGGACGCCCCGCCCGAGATCATCGACCTGGGCAAGGTCGGCGAGGTCACCGCGGTCAATACCAAGCTCATCCACTCGCTGCTCAACGACGGATTCATCCCGGTCATCGCGCCCGTGGGCGTGGACAATGAAGGCGCGACCTACAATATCAACGCCGACTCCGTGGCCGGGGCCGTGGCCACCGCGCTGGGGGCCAAACGGCTGTACCTTCTGACCGACGTGCCCGGCCTGCTCGACGCCGAGGGTGAACTGATCACCTCCCTGACCGCCAAGGAAGCCTTCGAGGCCATCCGCTCGGGCGTGGTCACCGGCGGCATGATCCCGAAGATCACCTGCTGCCTGGAGGCCGTGGCCGGGGTGGAGAAATCGGCCATCATCGACGGCCGGGTGGAAAACTGCATCCTGCTGGAGCTGTTCACCAAGTCCGGTATCGGCACCGAAATCATCTACTAG